From the genome of Devriesea agamarum, one region includes:
- a CDS encoding NUDIX domain-containing protein, with the protein MNLLLPDPVYFASLPKVITSGAALIRDEKDRVLIVKPNYRTHWLLPGGCLDEGEDARQCARREVREELGLDVEVGRLLVVTWVPASPARGAPMGVHFVFDGGVLPAAEIAQKIVLQQSELDAWDLVDPQDAACLSDWGVARVQRAVRVARGEEAADLDGLMGMPG; encoded by the coding sequence GTGAACCTGTTGCTGCCCGATCCGGTGTATTTCGCGTCGTTACCCAAGGTCATCACGTCAGGAGCGGCGCTCATTCGTGACGAAAAAGATCGTGTTCTGATCGTGAAACCCAACTATCGCACCCACTGGCTGCTGCCCGGCGGCTGTCTGGATGAGGGCGAGGACGCCCGGCAATGCGCCCGCCGGGAGGTGCGTGAAGAGCTGGGGCTGGACGTGGAGGTGGGGCGACTGCTGGTAGTGACCTGGGTTCCCGCATCGCCTGCGCGAGGCGCCCCAATGGGCGTGCATTTCGTGTTCGACGGGGGCGTGCTGCCCGCCGCCGAGATCGCCCAGAAAATTGTGTTGCAACAGAGCGAGCTGGACGCCTGGGATCTCGTGGATCCCCAGGATGCTGCGTGTCTGAGTGACTGGGGTGTGGCCAGGGTGCAGCGCGCCGTGCGGGTGGCTCGCGGTGAGGAAGCGGCGGACCTCGACGGCTTGATGGGGATGCCGGGGTGA